Proteins encoded within one genomic window of Triticum urartu cultivar G1812 unplaced genomic scaffold, Tu2.1 TuUngrouped_contig_8288, whole genome shotgun sequence:
- the LOC125531885 gene encoding uncharacterized protein LOC125531885 — protein MGASVVSHPASSLTNSEECTRVCSDPIQAEEESEASVNQGDEAVIHENSGISTVSLQVSMVSGDAELRKEQQPAEQMEQGIHGCPDAEEGFREHDPAANQVELEQEESLKLMLTADGDVEESNRHSAKRARKNFWLEV, from the exons ATGGGAGCCTCAGTAGTCTCCCACCCTGCATCGTCATTGACAAATTCTGAAGAATGCACAAGGGTTTGCAGCGATCCGATCCAG GCAGAAGAGGAGTCTGAAGCATCAGTTAACCAGGGAGATGAGGCCGTGATACATGAGAACTCAGGCATCTCCACGGTGTCTCTGCAGGTGTCCATG GTGAGTGGGGATGCTGAACTGCGGAAGGAACAACAGCCCGCCGAGCAGATGGAGCAAGGGATTCATGGGTGTCCAGATGCAGAGGAAGGGTTCAGAGAGCATGATCCTGCTGCTAATCAAGTGGAGCTGGAGCAAGAGGAATCCCTGAAGCTGATGTTAACAGCGGATGGCGATGTGGAGGAAAGCAATCGCCACAGCGCCAAACGTGCTAGAAAGAATTTCTGGTTAGAAGTGTAG